A genomic stretch from Bradyrhizobium sp. 195 includes:
- a CDS encoding zinc ribbon domain-containing protein YjdM has protein sequence MTDTMKCPACNSEHAYQDRGLWVCPECGHEWSGTAEAAADASQDAGVRDANGNVLADGDSVIVIKDLKIKGSSSVVKGGTKVRNIRLQDASDGHNIACKIDGIGAMNLKSEFVKKA, from the coding sequence ATGACCGACACGATGAAGTGCCCCGCCTGCAACTCCGAGCACGCCTATCAGGATCGCGGTCTCTGGGTCTGCCCGGAATGCGGCCATGAATGGAGCGGTACGGCGGAGGCGGCCGCGGATGCGTCGCAGGACGCCGGCGTGCGCGATGCCAACGGCAACGTGCTCGCTGACGGCGACAGCGTCATCGTGATCAAGGATCTCAAGATCAAGGGCTCCTCCTCGGTCGTGAAAGGCGGCACCAAGGTGCGCAACATCCGCCTCCAGGACGCCAGCGACGGACACAACATCGCCTGCAAGATCGACGGCATTGGCGCGATGAACTTGAAGTCGGAGTTCGTGAAGAAGGCGTAG